Proteins from a genomic interval of Prevotella sp. E13-27:
- a CDS encoding rhamnogalacturonan lyase, whose product MKPLVLLSTLLLASSMACAQTKYNLKKMKTEALDRGVVAVRLPDDKVAVSWRILSDDHKHEAFDVYRNGERLTAQPMTKGGAFFIDEKPLKNEDATYEVRVTNAKHGTVAPVGSFSLCSDAPIGYFTIPLSTPQGEGRTRYTANDASVGDVDGDGQYEIFLKWEPTDAHDNAHDGMTSPTIFDCYRLNGERLWRINMGRNIRSGAHYVPFMVYDFDGDGRAEMMVKTADGTTDGQGNVIGDASVDYRNQKGRILSGPEFITVFDGLTGRALDTKPYIPERGRLAAWGDSKGNRSERYLAAVGYLGAKDANGKMTASAMFCRGYYTRTVIAAWDWDGKELRNRWTFDTHEPQWAAYAGQGNHNLRVADVDGDGMDELTYGSMAIDHDGKGLYNTGFGHGDAIHLLADPKTNRLYIWDCHENKRDGSDLRDAATGKVVFQIKSRTDVGRAMAADIDPTNYGVEMWSTDSHGVRNMKGEVVSTAKDPKDPQHDNTLIINGKYLPVNFGIWWDGDLLRELLDHETVWKYNWQEKSIARLQKFEGSFNNWTKSNPCLSADILGDWREEVIMRNRESTELRIYITPHPTDYRIDCLMQDIPYRLSVATQNVGYNQPSEAGYYIGPDRTDYLK is encoded by the coding sequence ATGAAACCATTAGTACTACTTTCCACACTGCTACTCGCAAGCTCAATGGCATGCGCACAGACAAAGTACAACCTGAAGAAGATGAAGACCGAGGCCCTTGACAGAGGGGTCGTGGCTGTAAGACTGCCTGACGACAAGGTGGCTGTGAGCTGGCGAATATTGAGCGATGACCACAAGCACGAGGCTTTCGATGTGTACAGAAACGGTGAAAGGCTCACAGCACAGCCAATGACTAAGGGCGGCGCGTTTTTCATTGACGAAAAACCTCTGAAGAACGAGGATGCCACCTATGAGGTAAGGGTGACAAATGCGAAGCATGGCACGGTGGCACCCGTGGGCTCGTTCTCTCTTTGTTCCGACGCACCAATAGGCTACTTCACTATACCACTGTCAACGCCACAGGGCGAAGGCAGGACGCGATATACGGCCAACGATGCCAGCGTGGGTGATGTGGATGGTGACGGACAATACGAGATATTCCTGAAATGGGAGCCAACAGACGCTCACGACAATGCTCACGACGGAATGACATCGCCAACCATCTTCGACTGCTACCGTCTCAATGGTGAGAGGCTGTGGCGAATAAACATGGGGCGCAATATACGCAGTGGTGCACACTATGTGCCGTTCATGGTCTATGACTTCGATGGCGACGGACGCGCAGAGATGATGGTGAAGACTGCCGACGGAACCACAGACGGACAAGGAAACGTTATTGGCGACGCATCTGTCGACTATCGTAACCAGAAAGGACGCATATTAAGCGGACCAGAGTTCATCACCGTGTTCGACGGACTGACAGGACGAGCCCTCGACACAAAGCCATATATACCAGAGCGCGGACGCTTAGCAGCATGGGGCGACAGCAAAGGCAACAGGTCGGAGCGCTATCTTGCAGCAGTGGGCTATCTGGGAGCAAAAGACGCCAACGGGAAGATGACTGCCAGCGCCATGTTCTGCAGAGGCTACTACACACGCACAGTCATCGCAGCATGGGACTGGGACGGAAAGGAGCTAAGGAACAGATGGACATTTGATACCCACGAGCCCCAATGGGCAGCCTACGCAGGACAGGGCAACCACAACCTACGCGTGGCTGATGTTGATGGAGACGGGATGGACGAGCTGACCTATGGCTCAATGGCAATAGACCACGATGGCAAAGGACTATACAACACTGGCTTCGGACATGGCGACGCGATACATCTGCTGGCAGACCCAAAGACTAACCGTCTGTATATATGGGACTGCCACGAGAACAAACGCGACGGATCAGACCTGCGCGACGCTGCCACAGGAAAGGTGGTGTTCCAGATAAAGAGTCGCACAGACGTGGGACGCGCAATGGCTGCCGACATAGACCCAACGAACTACGGCGTGGAGATGTGGTCAACAGACAGTCACGGAGTAAGGAACATGAAAGGAGAGGTGGTGAGCACAGCTAAAGACCCCAAAGACCCACAACACGATAACACCCTGATTATCAACGGAAAATACCTGCCTGTAAACTTCGGCATCTGGTGGGACGGCGACCTGCTACGCGAGCTACTCGACCACGAGACGGTGTGGAAATACAACTGGCAGGAGAAGTCGATAGCCCGCTTGCAGAAGTTTGAAGGCTCGTTCAACAACTGGACAAAGTCAAACCCATGTCTGTCTGCCGACATCTTGGGCGACTGGCGCGAAGAGGTAATCATGCGCAATCGTGAATCTACAGAGCTGCGCATATACATTACTCCCCACCCCACGGACTATCGCATAGACTGTCTGATGCAGGACATACCCTACCGTCTCTCTGTGGCAACACAGAACGTAGGCTACAACCAGCCATCAGAGGCAGGCTATTATATTGGTCCAGACAGAACCGACTATCTGAAATAA
- the tsaE gene encoding tRNA (adenosine(37)-N6)-threonylcarbamoyltransferase complex ATPase subunit type 1 TsaE gives MEIKIQNLDNIREAAREFIDNIGENTVFAFYGKMGAGKTTFVKAICEELGVEDVITSPTFAIVNEYEAPQKTIYHFDFYRIKKLEEVYDMGYEDYFYSGALCFIEWPELIEDVLPEDAVKVTIEECTDGSRSVKF, from the coding sequence ATGGAAATAAAGATTCAGAACTTAGACAATATACGCGAGGCTGCGCGCGAATTCATAGACAACATTGGAGAAAACACCGTCTTTGCTTTCTACGGAAAGATGGGGGCAGGCAAGACAACCTTTGTCAAAGCCATCTGCGAAGAGCTGGGAGTAGAGGATGTAATAACCTCGCCCACGTTTGCCATTGTGAACGAGTATGAAGCGCCACAGAAGACCATCTACCATTTCGACTTCTACCGCATAAAGAAGCTCGAGGAGGTCTATGACATGGGCTACGAGGACTATTTCTACAGTGGAGCACTCTGCTTCATAGAGTGGCCGGAGCTGATAGAGGACGTGCTGCCAGAGGATGCCGTCAAGGTAACCATAGAGGAATGTACAGACGGTTCGCGAAGCGTGAAATTCTGA